Part of the Zygotorulaspora mrakii chromosome 2, complete sequence genome, TACTCAAAGTTTTAATTGCTATTCGACTTATATCTTATGAAATATAACAAAATTGGACTACCATTGCACCTTCTTATCTCACAATATATGTTTCGCACCTATCGCATGTATCGCACCCCTGCTTGGGAATATCGGTTTTAAAATTGCCCCCACCACCTGCAACTCACCTTGATCCCTTTTCGGTCTGGTGGCGTATGTACCGAAATTTTTCACActagaaatgaaaaggagTGAGAAACACTTGAGAAGCATATTAGAAATGCAATTCGGACAATTCAATTCGACTGTCCGGATAAGGAATTCTCGgacattttttgtttcggACAAAGACGATTGGAACAAGCTGTCGAAGATACCCGGACAGCGATCGCTGGCTCTTATTGAATTATTTCGAGCTTATTTCTCAAACGGCGAACGATAGCAGCCAGCATACCTTAAAAGATGAGTTTACCGCTGATGACATTTATTGCATCTGTTTAAGCCCCCACGTCCAGAGAGTATTTACTAGGGGTTCACTTTTTCTCTTACTAGCTTCATTGCTTTTGATAAGTCTCACAGTaccgaaaaaaaatatcacaTTGAAGGATCTAGGTAGGATGGAAGCCACGGCCCAGGGCCTATCTGTCCTCGATATCCGTAGTGACGCAGAGGTGGttgatgagaatgaaaacgAACCCGTGTCACACAAAGAAGGTACTCTGAAGGAAAAGCTGTCATCAGAAGGTATCCCATTTGAAACTACAACGGCGGATTTGATAAGACTGTTGAAGGACGAAACAATCATAAAGAATCGGGACATAAGAtactttttgatatcagAGAGCGCAATAATTGCACTGTTTGCCACCCAAGCGGGACCATCGCTAATAAACCATGATTTTGCAGTCTCGCATGACCCTCCTATATCCCCAGCGGCTACCAGCGTTTTGCGAAGGCAATGGGAAATCAATGACTacatattttgcaaatttcttttatttgtGCTAGAGAACCgtaattttgtttttaacGTTAAAGAGTTCAACAGACCAAGATACAAGGCTTCCTTGGGGTTTTTGACTGAAAATGTCATTCATAATTCTTCATTGGTCCTTGCTAGCGACTATAATTTACTTTATGATTATCTCAGGACTATCAAAGATACCATGCTGCTCGACTGGTTGGTTTTGACAATGAGAATTGGTGACGGCGATAAATATTTGCAACAGACGGTCAATGACTATCACAAGAATTTTGAGATTACGAATTGCTATCGTAACTACTATAGCTACTACACACTAGTGGAGCAAGGTGCCAAgcaatcaaaaatttcagcactgaaattttcaaactttttcaaactttttgatCCCAGGAGCTTATCTTTTGATCAACCCGACAGTAAGAAACTAGACGACACTGATTTTGGCAAAAATAATGAGACGGTATTCAGCTTCAATATAAATCAAGATGGCACACTTGATTTTATGTCCCCAAAAATACGACATGACATTTTGTCCAAGGCCCTGGGACTACAGAAAATTGATAGTCCTTTGCTGTTCACACAATTTAGAATTCTATCTGGTCTAATAGATCCTCTGACTCAACCTCTCCCAAATGATAAACATATCatatcaattgattttctttatcaattAACCTTGGGCTTTATGTTTCCGGGAATAGAAGAACTAACCCAAGTCGATGGTTTAGATTGGAAGTTTCACACCTGCTTTAACATGCAAAAAATTATTAAACGTTCAATGATACGACTGaactttgatgatttcgaAAGACTCAATTCAATTAACAATAGCGATGAATCGATTAATTGGCGAAAACAATTAAACAAATGGCTACCTCATGGCTTTAGCACTCAAAATTTAGAACTAATTTACATGGTCGATATTTTAGCAGTGTATTACATCTACAAGTCATACGAACATTTACCAATTCAACTAAATCCATTTTTATCAACGTTAATTTCTATGTGGAAAAATCTAACTTGTGTAATATTGCTAGGCTTAGAAATTGATAGATTAGAGGAGGAACATGAAACATTTGATACGCCACTTCTTGTTCGTGCCACAGTACGTGGAGCAACCGCTTTACGGTCTGTTGTGGCAGCGGTTTTAAATGGACATGTCGAATACTATAAGCATGACTTTAAGCATGAATCTGTCAATACGTTTATGTCTCCATATGGCAGAAAACTCTGTCAAGGAGCTCTTTATGCTGATCTACGATCACACGCTGCTGCAATTTTGGCTTTGGGGACAGATTTGGAGGACGTTACAGAATTACTAGCTGATCTCCAGGCTGGTGACCGGTTCGACGAAGATGTCAGATATATGTTCGAATACGAATACGATGATTTTAATGATAgtgatttggaagaaaacGATTCAAGGATCAATGATAACAGTACGAAAGGGAAAATGCCTATACAAAGAAGGTGCAATTGtctttttgatgatgatgtaATGGAACATGAAGGTGACTATAATGAATCTAATGAGtctgaatttgaaaatggtgaagAATTAAAACAAAACCAGTTCGGTTCACACATGAAGCTTTTAACAACGGGCAAATCCCAGGCGGTAAGGCATCCAAACTCTTTTGAGTTTGATTACAGTGGCAAGGACTGGAGAGACATTCCGAGAGGAAGGAATTTTTATTACTTTGAAAGCTATAAATTCATAAAGAATCCTGATTTGGAAATAATAATTTCCTTAACGCTTAAAGCGAGTTCTTCAAGacttgaagaagatgaaagtTTACTTCTTTTGAGATCTGTAGCTTCCTGCGTTAAAAATGAACAAGATGAACTACTCTTGagtgattttttttcagaaccCAAGAGCCATGTTGATCGAAATAAAGATGGagaagaagacgaaaaaCACTTTGTGCAACCAGACGATATATATGATCTATGGTGTTTAGAATCAACTTTTGAGAAAGTGATTCAGAGGAATCCGCATCTAGCCTGGAGACTAATGGATGAAATGCTCGTCTGCAGTGGCTATCGTAGGGTTCTTATTTGGTTCATTACCCATATGAAGCTAAAATTTCCTGTCATAGAATATATTTACGAGTTGGTGATGGGATTGCGTGGTAGTTCAATCTCGGAATATTCGCACTCTACATTACAGTCCGGCTTGGATCGCACCCCTTCGAGAAAGaacattgaaaaagagatgttactattaccattttcaagaCAGGACTTAATTGAACTCTCCAACATTGAAACCAAAATGTTGATGCAAGAGTTTTTTACAAATGCAGCTATTTCCCTCTCAGAAAAATCCAACGAGGCTAATGAAGGGCAAAATGGGGAAGGGGAGACTGACATATCGCTATATGATGTCGAACTCATGAAACTTATATGCTCGATGGTACGCACTTTTATTGCCGAAGGGAAACTTGATTTCAGCGAGAGTGAAAGTGCGTTTGAACTCCAAGcattattgatgaattgGCTGACCATTATTCCAGAGGCCAGAagtttgttttttgatttaaaaacaaaactgGGTGAAATGAACAGTAACTTCGAGAAAGTCAATGGTCAGGGTGCACTGAACGCTACAGCATTAGAAGATCCCGCAACTCAGGAGACGAATGATAATatagatgaaaaaaacttcgaatataataaaaaattgatgaatttacTACCGCTTCCTCTGAAGGATAATGAGGCAAATGTAGAAAATGCTGCAGTTCaaactttgagaaattttatcaatagGTTTCCCTTTACTTCGAGCAAACCCAGTATTGGTCGCAAGTTGATTTATGAGAACGATGAAATCTTACCTATGGCAAAAACCGAGCGTCCTTTGGACCTTCATAATTATTTACTAAAATTTGATGCAAAATACAAGTCTATATGTATTTCAGAAAATGAGGCACCAAATCAAATAGTCGGTAGTTGAAATAGTTCAATATATATGTATTATAAATGATATCTCTAAATTAATGATTTCAAGTAATGTTTCAATGCTATGAGTTTGTCCTTGATTCCGAGCACATAATATTTCGTGTTATCCGCTAGATCCTGCAAATTTCCTTTGATTCCAATGATTTTCTCCAGTTTGAGCAGCTGGGTTTCAATAAAGTAGGCtttattttcagaaaaatcatcatcgttcAAAATTCTTCGCAGTTTGTTTTCTTGACCGTTTATGTTCTCTACAATAACTCTTTCATTGTCTCTCAataaattttcaaaaattgactGACGCTCCGCCAGCtctatctttttgaagaaaaacaagagGCTTGAAACGAATGAATCCTGCTCCTTCTTGTCCTTGACGAATCTTTTGATCTTGtatctcttgaaaagacTTTTGTTTTGACTTTTGATGTCTTGAGATATAGTATTAGCTTTGATATCTGATTTAGCCACGATGTGTGCTAAATAATGAAACTTCGTCGGTTCTAACTCATCCTCGTTCTCTgactcttcttcttcttctccaGGTTCCAAGGCCTGCGTAGACTTCGATTCAACAGTTCTTTGGCAccattcttcaaatatattcTCTTTTAGTGCATCATCAGTGATCTTGTAAAATATTGGATCATTCTGCACCTTTTTCAGCTGCATAGGCCATAACGAGAAGGGATCGcaatcatattttttcagtaATTCGAAAAATTCCTCTTTGACACCTAAGCTTGACTGTTCGTCATAATCATTGGGTTGTCCATCTATCGCATGCAGCCCGATTAAGCGAGCATCGCTTGCATCATCTTCAGCACTAACTTGAGCCGTTTCCCCTTCACTCtgctcttcatcttcagaagAAGAGCTGTAGCCCGTGACCAACACATCTCTTGAGAAAAGAGCGTCTTCATCTTCGGAATCGTCATTCATAGAATCTTCATCCACCATTTCTGTCTTaacctcttcttcatcattacTTGTGTCAAATGCAACCTTTTCACTTGAGTATTCTGCATCCATAGCTGGTGTTGCGGCTTCCAGCTCACCCCACACTTCCTCATATATCGTTGAGTCCAGCGGGCTGCAATAACCCCTAGCAATACCGACTAGTAACACCAGTTTCTGTTTATCCACCTCCCTCAGTAAATTTAAACTTTGCTGGTCTTTCAACTCCCAAACTGACTCTTTTGTCTCGTCATTATGAAAGAATTTATCACCATTATCGCATATGACAAGATGCCATTGGTTTGCCAGCGGCAGCACGAAGTAGGGCCTCCTAGTTATGTTTAATCTGGCCTTTTTATTATAGCGAACATCATCTGTGTCAAAAAAACTCAAAGGTTTCTCTTCGGTAGACCGTTTTGTTTTAGCATTATAGTAATATTTTGTACCATCTGGTGCCGTATATTCAGTCCATATTCTAGCCATTGTATGGTATTGTAACGCGCCCTCCCATGTTAACCATCTCATTGCGGGATTCACTGTTTTCCACGTGATACTTCATCTTGTTGTATTTACTCGTATTCGGTGGCAAAGGAAAGTTCCATCAACTCTACGCACAAAGGTCAAACTTAGAAAACTCGAAATCTATTTGACTGCCTACTATATCGTAACGAATTAATCCTTAACAATTTGCTGACCATTATATACTCGAGCACAGGAACAGGTGAGATACAATGGGGTCCAGAAGATACGATTCCAGAACAACGATTTTTTCGCCAGAGGGGCGTCTTTACCAAGTAGAGTATGCTTTAGAGTCCATTTCACATGCAGGTACCGCAATTGGCGTCATGGCAACTGATGGAATTGTTTTGGCTGCTGAACGTAAGGTAACAAGTAAATTATTGGAGCAAGATACATCTACCGAAAAGCTATACAGATTAAATGACAAGATAACCGTTGCTGTCGCAGGGCTGACAGCTGATGCTGAGATCCTGATAAATACGGCCAGGGTGTATGCACAAAACTATTTGAAGACATATAACGAAGATATTCCTGTAGAAATTCTCGTTAAAAGGCTAAGTGATATCAAGCAGGGGTACACACAGCATGGTGGCTTGAGACCCTTTGGTGTGTCTTTCATTTATGCTGGGTACGATGAAAGGTACGGTTACCAGCTATACACATCGAATCCATCGGGGAATTATACTGGATGGAAAGCTATCAGTGTTGGTGCTAATACTTCCGCAGCTCAAACACTACTGCAAGTTGATTACAAAGACGAAATAAATCTGGAGGGTGCCATAGATCTAGCACTGaaaactctttcaaagacCTCGGATAGTAGTACGTTGACTTATGACCGTGTTGAGTTTGCAACAATCCAGAAAGACGAGAAAGGCGATCTCCATCAAAAAGTTTACAAACCGCAGGAGATTCAGGAACTTCTCGTGGCGGCCGGTATCACGaagaaagatgatgatgatgaagataagGAAGACTGAGTCCACCAGGCCCTCCCCTCTAATCATGTAAGTgacaaaagttttgaagcTTCTTTATATGCCCGTTCCTGGTGATCAAGAACAAAACTGTGCATCTTTCCGCCTTTTTCTAAGAGGGCAATTGAATTGACCCATCATGGTATATATGTATTCATTCTATATATACAGTTAAATGTTGAGGATATATATACAAGAGTTGAGGATTCTGATAGTCCTTGATGCATTGTACAGTTTTCCGATAGAGCAATGAGGTATGCGCACTTTCCCTTTTGGGCTCTTGGTTCATCGCATCTACTAACACAAGCAGATCGTTTCTTACCAATAATGACATACCGGTGGGCTACGTGACTCCCTCATTTCCATCATTGTATTGGCCTATAAACAACAATAGAGTCTCACTGGCGGTGTTGTACGACGTCTCTGTGATCTGGAAGTTCACCTTGTATTGGAGTCTGATTTTCAATGGCGCATTTTACGGTGTGGCAGGGCTTTGGGCAAGCTTCTCCCATAGGAAGAAAGCCGGAGGCCTCTGGATAATGGTTATATATCTGATATACGGTGGCACACAGGGCCTCATAGCAGGGACAATATCGGGTTTCCTCATTGGAAGCATCTACAGTGCTGGATTGTTCTCCATGTCAACGTGGATCCCGCTGTGTTGTGTAATTGTTCAAATTCTATTTGACGTTTCCGTCAGTTACTCAAGATCTGCAGCCATTTTGTAATGTCAATGGAGGGACCTAAATGTCACTGGTTCAGTAGCTCAGGTAGCTCAGAATAGTCCTCATTCCAAGCTTGTTCTTTATAAGCCTACTTTTGTTCCTAAAGGCGACCGTTTTCTGTGCGCGAGGCAGACAATAGGAGAACGAGTATATATAGAAGggtaaattgaaaagatctcGGGGTATAGCTGTTCAATTCTCAAAGATATAACAAAGTAACACAGTAAATATAATAAAGATGTCAGCTTCTTTGATCAACCGCTCTCTCACAACAGTTAGAACAGAGCTAGAGTTTTTACAAGAGTCTAACGTGATCTCTGAGCAGACGTTCAGAAGAATAATGGAAAGTTTGCCAGAAAGATATAATCCTAACGACTCCAAGCAACCGGTAGAAAAGGTTAGTGAGTTCGTCGAAGCTATCTATAAATTTGATCCACAACAGGATGGTGACTTGGGTCTAGTCCCTGGGGACAAGGTTGAAGTTTTGGAGAAACCATCACCCGAATGGTTCAAAGGTAGGTGTAATGGCAAGGTGGGTATGTTCCCAAGCAACTATGTTAAATCAGCGTTTTCAGGAAGCTCTTCATCCTCTAGAGCAAATCTGGCACCGCCTCCTCCTCAGTACGAGCAACAGCCATCCCAGCAAATGATGCAGCAACAGCCATCACAGCAAATGATGCAGCCACAGCCCTCTGGTAGTTCGTATCAGCAACCTTTTCCACCAGCTTCAGCTAATTATTATCAGCAACctccaccaccaccacaacaacaacagcagcagcagcagcagcagcagcagcagcaggCACCAAATAAGCCGAgccatttcaaaaaatttggcagTCAGTTGGGTAACGCAGCAATCTTTGGTGCAGGTGCAACGATTGGATCTGATATTGTCAACAGTATTTTCTAGACGAGTGGAATTCAAGAGTtattcgtttttttttttactgATTAGTTTAAACAGAATATATATAGATGTGTGAGTTTAAAAAATGGAGTTTTATATACATACGTCAGAAAAATCTTCCGTAGACGTGATAAATTCTATTGACAACGTTTATTCTTGAACTGTTGCTTAACTGCGAATCTGagatttcttcaacatccCTGTACCATTCGTTAAGCCTCGAGCGAGGCACCAAAAGACTTCCATACCGAGCAATACtagaaatttcaatagTCAATAGACCTTGCGCTAAACAATTATCGACAGTATCCTTTTTTGCGGACTCGTCGTAATTTAATAATCTTTCAACATTATTTAAACAAGCGCCTAGGTTTTGTTTACACTCTTCAATATTCGACCAGAAGTTTCCCACTTTTATCAATCTGTAAACACATGTGG contains:
- the PRE9 gene encoding proteasome core particle subunit alpha 3 (similar to Saccharomyces cerevisiae PRE9 (YGR135W); ancestral locus Anc_3.499) → MGSRRYDSRTTIFSPEGRLYQVEYALESISHAGTAIGVMATDGIVLAAERKVTSKLLEQDTSTEKLYRLNDKITVAVAGLTADAEILINTARVYAQNYLKTYNEDIPVEILVKRLSDIKQGYTQHGGLRPFGVSFIYAGYDERYGYQLYTSNPSGNYTGWKAISVGANTSAAQTLLQVDYKDEINLEGAIDLALKTLSKTSDSSTLTYDRVEFATIQKDEKGDLHQKVYKPQEIQELLVAAGITKKDDDDEDKED
- the CAF130 gene encoding CCR4-NOT core subunit CAF130 (similar to Saccharomyces cerevisiae CAF130 (YGR134W); ancestral locus Anc_3.497), which encodes MEATAQGLSVLDIRSDAEVVDENENEPVSHKEGTLKEKLSSEGIPFETTTADLIRLLKDETIIKNRDIRYFLISESAIIALFATQAGPSLINHDFAVSHDPPISPAATSVLRRQWEINDYIFCKFLLFVLENRNFVFNVKEFNRPRYKASLGFLTENVIHNSSLVLASDYNLLYDYLRTIKDTMLLDWLVLTMRIGDGDKYLQQTVNDYHKNFEITNCYRNYYSYYTLVEQGAKQSKISALKFSNFFKLFDPRSLSFDQPDSKKLDDTDFGKNNETVFSFNINQDGTLDFMSPKIRHDILSKALGLQKIDSPLLFTQFRILSGLIDPLTQPLPNDKHIISIDFLYQLTLGFMFPGIEELTQVDGLDWKFHTCFNMQKIIKRSMIRLNFDDFERLNSINNSDESINWRKQLNKWLPHGFSTQNLELIYMVDILAVYYIYKSYEHLPIQLNPFLSTLISMWKNLTCVILLGLEIDRLEEEHETFDTPLLVRATVRGATALRSVVAAVLNGHVEYYKHDFKHESVNTFMSPYGRKLCQGALYADLRSHAAAILALGTDLEDVTELLADLQAGDRFDEDVRYMFEYEYDDFNDSDLEENDSRINDNSTKGKMPIQRRCNCLFDDDVMEHEGDYNESNESEFENGEELKQNQFGSHMKLLTTGKSQAVRHPNSFEFDYSGKDWRDIPRGRNFYYFESYKFIKNPDLEIIISLTLKASSSRLEEDESLLLLRSVASCVKNEQDELLLSDFFSEPKSHVDRNKDGEEDEKHFVQPDDIYDLWCLESTFEKVIQRNPHLAWRLMDEMLVCSGYRRVLIWFITHMKLKFPVIEYIYELVMGLRGSSISEYSHSTLQSGLDRTPSRKNIEKEMLLLPFSRQDLIELSNIETKMLMQEFFTNAAISLSEKSNEANEGQNGEGETDISLYDVELMKLICSMVRTFIAEGKLDFSESESAFELQALLMNWLTIIPEARSLFFDLKTKLGEMNSNFEKVNGQGALNATALEDPATQETNDNIDEKNFEYNKKLMNLLPLPLKDNEANVENAAVQTLRNFINRFPFTSSKPSIGRKLIYENDEILPMAKTERPLDLHNYLLKFDAKYKSICISENEAPNQIVGS
- a CDS encoding SH3 domain-containing protein (similar to Saccharomyces cerevisiae LSB1 (YGR136W) and PIN3 (YPR154W); ancestral locus Anc_3.501), producing MSASLINRSLTTVRTELEFLQESNVISEQTFRRIMESLPERYNPNDSKQPVEKVSEFVEAIYKFDPQQDGDLGLVPGDKVEVLEKPSPEWFKGRCNGKVGMFPSNYVKSAFSGSSSSSRANLAPPPPQYEQQPSQQMMQQQPSQQMMQPQPSGSSYQQPFPPASANYYQQPPPPPQQQQQQQQQQQQQQAPNKPSHFKKFGSQLGNAAIFGAGATIGSDIVNSIF
- the URN1 gene encoding Urn1p (similar to Saccharomyces cerevisiae YPR152C; ancestral locus Anc_3.498), which encodes MRWLTWEGALQYHTMARIWTEYTAPDGTKYYYNAKTKRSTEEKPLSFFDTDDVRYNKKARLNITRRPYFVLPLANQWHLVICDNGDKFFHNDETKESVWELKDQQSLNLLREVDKQKLVLLVGIARGYCSPLDSTIYEEVWGELEAATPAMDAEYSSEKVAFDTSNDEEEVKTEMVDEDSMNDDSEDEDALFSRDVLVTGYSSSSEDEEQSEGETAQVSAEDDASDARLIGLHAIDGQPNDYDEQSSLGVKEEFFELLKKYDCDPFSLWPMQLKKVQNDPIFYKITDDALKENIFEEWCQRTVESKSTQALEPGEEEEESENEDELEPTKFHYLAHIVAKSDIKANTISQDIKSQNKSLFKRYKIKRFVKDKKEQDSFVSSLLFFFKKIELAERQSIFENLLRDNERVIVENINGQENKLRRILNDDDFSENKAYFIETQLLKLEKIIGIKGNLQDLADNTKYYVLGIKDKLIALKHYLKSLI